One window from the genome of Alnus glutinosa chromosome 13, dhAlnGlut1.1, whole genome shotgun sequence encodes:
- the LOC133854627 gene encoding probable phospholipid hydroperoxide glutathione peroxidase, which yields LSPITKERVFYMHPRFLLRKNQILGPITASFLFAKQISYNSKQTHLRFSQFLPLSFFSPPTKTGFSRPLFCNLQSVRAMASQSQSASVHDFTVKDARGKDVDLGQYKGKALLIVNVASQCGLTNSNYTELSELYGKYKDQGLEILAFPCNQFGAQEPGNNEQILEFACTRFKAEYPIFDKVDVNGNNAAPLYKFLKSSKGGLFGDNIKWNFSKFLVDKEGKVIERYAPTTSPLSIEKDIKKLLGTA from the exons CTCAGTCCAATCACCAAAGAAAGGGTTTTTTATATGCATCCTCGCTTTCTCCTCCGTAAAAATCAAATCTTGGGACCCATAACTGCGTCCTTTTTGTTCGCTAAGCAAATATCATACAATTCCAAGCAAACCCATTTGCGTTTTTCGCAGTTTTTgcccctttctttcttctctccccCAACCAAGACAGGGTTCTCGAGGCCTTTGTTCTGCAATTTGCAATCGGTTCGTGCAATGGCTAGCCAATCCCAGAGCGCATCCGTCCACGACTTCACCGTTAAG GATGCTAGGGGAAAAGATGTTGATCTCGGCCAGTATAAGGGGAAGGCCCTCTTGATCGTCAATGTTGCATCACAATG TGGCTTGACTAATTCTAACTACACTGAGCTGAGTGAATTGTATGGGAAGTACAAAGATCAAG GATTGGAGATTCTGGCATTCCCATGCAATCAGTTTGGAGCTCAGGAGCCAGGGAACAATGAGCAGATTTTAGAGTTTGCTTGCACTCGCTTTAAGGCTGAGTATCCTATATTTGATAAG GTTGATGTGAATGGTAATAATGCTGCCCCTTTGTACAAGTTCTTGAAGTCAAGCAAAGGTGGCCTATTTGGAGATAATATCAAGTGGAATTTTTCGAAATTCCTGGTTGATAAAGAGGGAAAGGTTATTGAGCGATATGCTCCCACAACTTCCCCTCTGAGCATTGAG AAGGATATAAAGAAGCTATTGGGGACTGCTTGA